One Deinococcus aerius DNA segment encodes these proteins:
- a CDS encoding acetyl ornithine aminotransferase family protein — translation MTTLPKPRQPLLKTSLPGPKTKAIMERDSQHLSTSYMRPYPFVPDHGEGVWLTDVDGNTMLDFFAGIAVSTTGHAHPHVVKAVQEQVTRFTHVCLTDYPQEITTSLAERLVAHIERPGEKWRVFFGNSGAEAVEAAVKLARNHTGRTHVISTLGSFHGRTYGAITLTGSKTKYKRGFGPLLPNVSHVPYPNPFRPPLGSTPETCGQAVLDHIEHLFQTVIPADEVAAIIIEPMQGEGGYIVPPADFLLKLRELCNRHGILLIFDEVQAGMGRSGKMFSFQHFDVQPDIVTLAKGIASGLPISAMLAKESVMTWPVGSHGSTFGGNPVAAAAAHATLDLLEGVVKHPGCGENLMDNAARVGAYIMDELRGMQAEFPFLGDVRGEGLFIGLEFVKPDGSPDGKLRDAASMAMFERGLLNLDCGEAVIRISPPLILTREEAETGLGIMREALASLK, via the coding sequence ATGACCACCCTTCCCAAGCCCCGCCAACCCCTCCTCAAAACCTCGCTCCCCGGCCCCAAGACGAAGGCCATCATGGAGCGCGACTCTCAGCACCTCTCCACCTCGTACATGCGGCCCTATCCCTTCGTGCCGGACCACGGCGAGGGTGTGTGGCTCACCGACGTGGACGGCAATACCATGCTCGACTTCTTCGCGGGCATCGCGGTGAGCACGACGGGGCACGCACACCCGCATGTGGTGAAAGCCGTGCAGGAGCAGGTCACGCGGTTCACGCACGTCTGCCTGACCGACTACCCGCAGGAGATCACCACCAGCCTGGCCGAGCGCCTCGTCGCGCACATCGAGCGGCCCGGCGAGAAGTGGCGCGTCTTCTTCGGCAACTCCGGCGCGGAGGCGGTCGAGGCGGCGGTGAAGCTGGCGCGCAACCACACCGGGCGCACGCACGTCATCTCCACGCTGGGGTCCTTCCACGGGCGGACCTACGGGGCGATCACGCTGACGGGCTCCAAAACGAAGTACAAGCGCGGCTTCGGCCCGCTGCTGCCCAACGTGAGCCACGTGCCCTATCCCAACCCCTTCCGCCCGCCGCTGGGGAGCACGCCGGAAACCTGCGGGCAGGCGGTCCTCGACCACATCGAACACCTCTTCCAGACCGTTATCCCCGCCGATGAGGTCGCCGCCATCATCATCGAGCCCATGCAGGGCGAGGGCGGGTACATCGTGCCGCCCGCCGACTTCCTGCTGAAGCTCCGCGAACTCTGTAATCGCCACGGCATCCTCCTGATCTTCGACGAGGTGCAGGCGGGGATGGGCCGCAGCGGGAAGATGTTTTCCTTCCAGCACTTCGACGTTCAGCCCGACATCGTGACGCTGGCGAAGGGCATCGCCTCGGGCCTGCCCATCAGCGCGATGCTGGCGAAGGAAAGCGTGATGACCTGGCCCGTGGGCTCGCATGGCAGCACATTCGGCGGGAACCCGGTCGCGGCGGCGGCGGCGCACGCGACCCTCGACCTGCTCGAAGGCGTGGTCAAGCACCCCGGCTGCGGCGAGAACCTGATGGACAACGCGGCCCGGGTCGGCGCCTACATCATGGACGAGTTGCGGGGGATGCAGGCCGAGTTCCCCTTCCTGGGGGACGTGCGCGGAGAAGGCCTCTTCATCGGTCTGGAGTTCGTGAAGCCGGACGGCAGCCCGGACGGGAAATTGCGCGACGCCGCGAGCATGGCGATGTTCGAGCGCGGCCTCCTCAACCTCGACTGCGGCGAGGCGGTCATCCGCATCAGCCCGCCCCTCATCCTCACCCGCGAGGAGGCCGAGACGGGCCTGGGCATCATGCGGGAGGCGCTCGCCAGCCTGAAGTAG